Within Spinacia oleracea cultivar Varoflay chromosome 4, BTI_SOV_V1, whole genome shotgun sequence, the genomic segment GCTATTTCCGCCccaaaaaccctaaaaagagaGAAGAGGAGAGGGGGAGGGAGGGTCGGGGAAGCTACTAGTATGTTTTAGGTATGTAAAAAGAATTACCTATTTGGCGACCGACTTTTTGACCggtggtttatttttttttcgctTTTCACAAGGAGAAAAAAAACTTTGCCTTGTTTGATTGGCGGTTTGTGTTGGCTATTTATGTTGGTTGTTTGTCCATAGACTTTCTAAAAATGTGTTTTGTAAAGTTGATTGGTGGCTACTAGTTATTTCATACAAAATGTAATTAGTAAATTGAAAAGCCAAGACATATAAAAAGTCTACTCTTACTATCTTTTGGGATTTGACCAAAAGCCGAGTTATTAGCAAGAAAACCAACATTAACTATTTGACCACTTGAACAAGCTAAAAGCCAATGAAAAAGCCAATTACCAAACACCAATGTCTTTGATCCTACAACTGTTGTTCGGAGTACCATAAACTCATAAAGGGGACTCTTCCCACAGTGGCACACTCCCATTCTCCCAACGAGATTCGAACACAGAAGTGGAACACCAACTCACTTTGCCACTTTGGTCATCCCCAACTCCCAATCAAACATACCATAACATATATTTTGGCGCGAACTTGCGCGCCATTTCATCTTCCCCTAAACCCCACTTTCCTTTTCGCCACTCTTTCATGTCCTATTTCCCAAAAATTGCTGCTGCTATTCAATCAATCAAATCGATCTCTTCCCTCGGATTGCGATTGGTAAGCTTCACTTCCGAtctgatttttgttgttgttattgaaTAATTGACTAATTGCATATTGTTTCATACTTAAAACCCTAAATTTTACTTCCTTGCTACAATCTTGTCCAATCTTCCGCACAACATCTTTTTTTAATGAAGGCATGTAATATATGCAATTTACTCTAATTCTgccgaatttaattttgaaatatcaATCATTTCAAATTGTCAATTTCGAGTATTGATTGAAATGGTGTAAAAATCTGAGTTTTCTATTGCAGAAAGTCGTTGATTTCTGTGCCTTTTCAATGGCTAGTGAGATTAGAAACGGGTGTAATGAAACGAGCAATGATAAAATTGATTTGAGAAGGAGATACCAAGTAGTAGTTGCGGCAACTAAGGAAATGGGTATTGGCAAAGATGGGAAATTGCCATGGAAATTGCCGTCTGACCTTAAATTCTTCAAGGATGTTACTTTGCGAACATCTGATTCTGAGAAAAAGAATGCTGTTATAATGGGCAGAAAGACATGGGAGAGTATCCCCCTTAAGCACCGTCCTTTGCCCGGTAGACTCAACGTAGTTCTCACTCGTTCTAGGGGTTTCAATGTTGGAGGTTTGGACAATGTTGTGACTTGTGGAAGCATGGATTCTGCTTTGGAATTGTTAGGAATGCGCCCGTATGATCTTTCTGTTGAGAGGGTGTTCGTCATTGGCGGTGGTGAGATATTGAGGTGGGCTTTCATATTGTGTTTCCTTGTACTTTGAGAAGGAATTCATCTGTTTTTTCATAAatggtttaatttttttattggaTGTAGGGAAGTGCTTAATGGTGCAGCTTGTGACGCGATTCATATTACAGAGATTGAGACCGATATAGAGTGTGACACATTTATGCCCCCTGTGGATAGTCATTTGTTTCATCCTTGGTATTCATCTTTCCCTTTGGTTGAGAACAATATACGACACTCTTTTGTCACATATGTCCGTGTGAGAAGAACCGCTGTTGATATTGGTACTCAGATCAATGGTACCAAGGCAAATTCTAGTAAGTTTGAGGTACAAGACTTCTCCTTTCTGCCTCAAGTGGTATTTGACAGACATGAGGAGCATTTGTACCTTAAGCTAGTACAAGAGATCCTGTCGAGTGGGAATCTTAAGGATGATAGGACGGGGACTGGGACCCTTTCAAAATTTGGTTGCCAGGTGAATCAACTAGTTTGATTATTTTCAGTTCTTattatgttttgtttgtttgttttgtagTTATTGATATTATCGTTTTTATCCACAGATACGGTTCAATTTGCGCAAGAGTTTCCCACTTCTTACAACCAAGGCATGTACAATCTAATTAAGATCCCACTCACCCTTGTCAATATGTCATAGCTTCCAGCTTTTGTTGCTtctctttgtgatttcttttgagaattttagCAATTTATGTATACCTGAATGGCTTGTTGAATTGATTTACGAATTAAGTACCTTTCTTTTTAATATGGAGTATTATCAACTTTGGATACTGGATATTACTCGTGGAAGATGTTTATTTGATCTCGTATGCTGTGTATAGTTGTATACTGACATGTATCTTTATAATTTGAAATTACAGAGGGTATTTTGGCGAGGTGTTGTAGAGGAACTATTGTGGTTTATCAGTGGCTCTACAAATGCCAAGGTATTGACATACTTATTCAAATCCAACTGCATGTTTTCTTCTTCAGAATTTAGTTTAAATTTCAAGCATCATTTCCCGTTGGTTTGACATTACTTGCTTTCTTCACGAAGTTTCTTTTCCCTGCATTTAAAAGTACTTCTCCGGGATCTAATAATAGGGTTCATGAGTTTGAGGTTTGTGATCTGAGCTTCATGTAAGGCTTGAAATGCCTTTGAGACATAATGCATTTTTTTCCCTGTACTGCTTACTTGCCTAGTCTATAATAGTTTATGAGTTTAATGAGCCTCGAAAGTTTGGTGCTTTCGACTGGAGCCTTTTTGTTGAGGGGGAATTTTGAGTTCTGTTTTGGAGCTATCCTGGCTTAGTGACTTCTTAAATTTAACAACATTGAAGTGATTCTATACCCTTATTTAATCCGGCAATCAGAgctgaaaatggaaaaaaagaaatgtaaattAAATCACTAGAGCAAAATGCAGAGGAGTATGCACAAGCATGATAGGAAGGCTATTGTTGTATTGATGCATATGAGATC encodes:
- the LOC110803064 gene encoding putative bifunctional dihydrofolate reductase-thymidylate synthase; protein product: MSYFPKIAAAIQSIKSISSLGLRLKVVDFCAFSMASEIRNGCNETSNDKIDLRRRYQVVVAATKEMGIGKDGKLPWKLPSDLKFFKDVTLRTSDSEKKNAVIMGRKTWESIPLKHRPLPGRLNVVLTRSRGFNVGGLDNVVTCGSMDSALELLGMRPYDLSVERVFVIGGGEILREVLNGAACDAIHITEIETDIECDTFMPPVDSHLFHPWYSSFPLVENNIRHSFVTYVRVRRTAVDIGTQINGTKANSSKFEVQDFSFLPQVVFDRHEEHLYLKLVQEILSSGNLKDDRTGTGTLSKFGCQIRFNLRKSFPLLTTKRVFWRGVVEELLWFISGSTNAKVLQEKGIHIWDGNASRTYLDSIGLPDREEGDLGPVYGFQWRHFGASYTSMHADYTGQGFDQLLDVIHKIKNKPDDRRIILSAWNPSDLKLMALPPCHMFAQFYVANGELSCQMYQRSADMGLGVPFNIASYALLTYMIAHVCDLLPGDFIHVIGDAHVYRNHIEPLQEQLQNLPKPFPVLKINPQKKNIDSFVAKDFELVSYDPHQKIEMKMAV